The DNA segment CCACAGGCTGTAAGGCGTGAGCGACGGCAGGAAGGTCAGCCGGCCCAGCCACTTGTTCAGGCCGCGCCGGGGCGTCAGGCTCTGGTGGCAGGCATCGTGGCCGATGATGAACAGGCGGGCGATGATCAGCCCCGTCGCCACGCTGGCGGCCAGCTTGGCGAGCCAGTGGGAGAACAGCACCACCCCGGCCAGCGCGGCCAGGAACAGCGCGGTGTCCAGCGCGAACAGCGCCAGCGCGCGCGGCGTGCTGCGCGCGCCAAGCGGGATCAGCCAGCCGCGGATGATCTTGCGCGAGGGCAGGGGGGCGTCAGGGGAAATCGGCTCCGGAAAGGAAGCTTGCTGCGTGGCAATCATGCAAAAACCTTCAGTTGTCGAACGCGGGGTCGGGCTGGGCCCGAGACTGGCGATGCGCGGCCACGGGACAGGCCGATGGTGTGACAGCTTAGAAGGATTGCGTGACAGGGGTGTTGATCCGGGTCAAGCCAGCAGGGCCCGACCCGGTGTCACTCAGCGAAAAGTGACGGTTAGTGCGCTGCCCAGGCCGGCGCGCTCGCCGGCTCGCCCATCACATACACCTCGCCGATGACGCGGTCGTCACCCAGCATGGCGAAGGCGAACAACTGTTCTTCCAGCGTTTCCGAGCGCTCGCTGCGGCGCGCGATCAGCGGCGTGGCCTGCGGGTCGAGCACGATGAAGTCGGCCTCGCAGCCGGGTGTGAAGCTGCCCACGCGCTCGCTCCAGCCCAGTGCATCGGCGGCGGCGCGGGTGGCCAGGTAGAACATGCGCAGCGCGCTCAGGTGGTAGCCGCCCATGCGCGCCACCTTGTGGGCGGCGTTCATGGTGCGCAGCATCGAGAACGAAGTGCCCCCGCCCACGTCGGTGGCCAGCGTCACGTTGAGGCGGTGCGCATCCGACTGGTGGAAGTCATAGAAGCCGCTGCCCAGGAACAGGTTGGAGGTGGGGCAGTGCGCCACCGCCGCGCCGCTGTCGGCCAGCCGCTTGCGGTCATCCTGGTCGAGGTAGATGGCGTGGCCGTACAGCGCGCCCGGGCGCAGCAGGCCGTAGTGATCGTAGATGTCCAGGTAGCTGCGCGCTTGCGGGAACAGCTCGGCCACCCATTTCACTTCGTCGCGGTTTTCCGCCACGTGGGTCTGGATGAAGGCGTCCGGGCAGGCCTTGGCCAGCTCGCCGCAGGCTTGCAGCTGCGCCTCGCTGGAGGTGGGCGCGAAGCGCGGCGTAATGGCGTACGACAGGCGGTTCTTGCCGTGCCAGCGCGAGATCAGGTCGGCCGAATCGCGCGCGCCGGACTCGGCGGTGTCGCGCAGGAATTCGGGGCAGTTGCGGTCCATCATCACCTTGCCGGTGACCAGGCGCAGGTTGCGGCGGTCGGCTTCGGCAAACAGCGCGTCGGCCGAGGCCGTGTGCACGGTGCTCCACGCCACGGCGCTGGTGGTGCCGTTGCGCAACAACTCGTCGGCGAAGAAGCCAGCCACCGCCGCCGCGTATTCCGGCTCGGCGAAGCGGCGCTCCTCGGGGAAGGTATAGGTCTCCAGCCAGTGCAGCAGGCCGGGCGATGGCGAGGCGATGATGTCGGTCTGCGGGTAATGCACGTGCGTGTCGATAAAGCCCGGCATGATCAGCTTGCCGCGGCGGTCGATCACTTCGGCGCCCGCCGGGATCTGGTCGGCCAGGTCGGCATGGCTGCCGACCGCGGCGACGTGCCCGGCGGTGACGATCAGCACCCCGTCTTCCCAATACTGATACGCGTCGTCATGAAACTGGGGGTCGCGCAGGAAGTGCAGCACGCGGCCACGGATGGCGCGGGTGATGGACTGGGTGGGGGGCGTGGTCGTCATATCGATGTCTCGTCATGCGCCGGCGCGCGCATGGCGCGCCGGCTTCTTGGTGTGAGCCGCGCTTCAGGCCGTGGAGGCCGCGGCGGGCAGGGGGGATTGCCAGAAGTGGTCGACTTCAGCGAGGAAGGCAGTCTTTTGCGAGGCGGGCAGGAACGACGCCTCGAAACTGTTGCGCGCCAGCTTGTGGCCATCGGCCGCGGTCAGCGGCAAGGCTTCGAAAGCGGCTTCCCAGTTCGCGTTCATATAGCCGCCGAAATAGGCGGGGTCGTCCGAGTGCAGCGTGACCAGCACGCCCGCTTCCAGCAGGCGGTGCAGGGAATGGTCGCGCAGGTCCGGGTAGACCTTGAGCTTCTGGTTGGACAGCGGGCATACCGTGAGCGCCACGCGCTCGCGGGCCAGCCGCTCAACCAGTGCCGGGTCGTCGATGGCGCGCACGCCGTGATCGATGCGCTCCACCTTGAGGATGTCGAGCGCGTCGGTCACGTATTGCGCCGGGCCTTCCTCGCCGGCATGCGCCACCAGGTGCAGGCCGAGCTCGCGGGCGCGGGCAAAGACGCGGGCGAACTTCTCCGGCGGGTTGCCCTGCTCGGAAGAGTCCAGCCCGATGCCGACGAAGCGGTCGCGGTAAGGCAGCGCGGCTTCCAGCGTGGCGAAGGCGTCTTCCTCGGAGAGGTGGCGCAGGAAGCAGAGGATCAGGCTGCTCGAGAAGTCGTACTGCGTGCGGGCCTGGGCGAGCGCGTCGGAAATGCCGTCGATCACCACATGGATCGGCACGCCGCGCTCGGTATGGGTCTGCGGGTCGAAGAAGATCTCGGCGTGGCGCACGTTGTCGGCGACGGCACGCTGCACGTAGGCCATCGTCATGTCGAAGAAATCGTCCTCGGTCAGCAGCACGCTGGCGCCGGCGTAATAGATGTCGAGGAAGGATTGCAGGTCGGTGAAGGCGTAGGCCTCGCGCAGGGCTTCCACGCTGGCGTACGGTAACTTGACCTTGTTGTGCTGGGCCAGCCGGAAGATCAGCTCAGGCTCGAGCGTGCCTTCAATGTGGACGTGCAGTTCCGCCTTGGGCGTCTGGCGGATACGGTCTGCGAGCGCGGCATCGAGCGTCATGGGGTTCCTTTTGCGGTCTTGGTTTGCGTCGTGCTCGTCGCTTTGCCGCTGCGGCTGGCGCTCAGCGCGCCCAGATGGGCGAGGCGCTGGTCGCGAACCTGCAACAGCTGGGCGACGATGGCAACCGCAATCATAGCCGGAGCCTTGTCCGTGATGCCGGGCACGCCCATCGGGCACGTCATTTCCGCAAAGCGGGAAGGGTCAATCCCGTGCTCCGCCATGCGGTGCTCGAAGCGCGCGCGCTTGGTCTTGGAGCCGATCAGGCCGAAGTAGGCGAAGTCGTCGCGCCGCAGGATGCGCTCGCACAGCGTCTGGTCCAGCGCGTGGCTGTGCGTCATCACCAGGAAGTAGCTGCCGGCCGGCGCATGGTCCACCACGGCTTCGGGGGTGTCGCTGGCTTCCGGGGTGACGTTGTCGGGCAGGCCGGCGGGGAACAAGGTGTCGCGCTCATCCACCCAGTGCACCTGGCACGGCAGGTTGGCCAGCACCTTGACCAGCGCATGGCCCACATGGCCGGCGCCGAACAGCACCACGTGCAACTCGTCCGGCACCAGGGTATCGGTCCAGTCGCCGTCCGCCTGCAAGGCCACCGAGGGCAGCAGCGCCGGCGCCGCGGCGTGTCGCACCGCGCCGATGCGTGGCACCGTGCGCATCAGCGCGCGTCCGGCTCCGAACGCGGCCTGCACCGCGTCCAGCCACGGCAGGTCGGCTTCACCCAACACCTCGAAAGCGAGCAGCACCACGCCGCCGCAGCATTGCCCCAGCGCCGGGCCCAGCGGGATGCGCACGATCTGCCGCGTCGCGCCGCGCTCGGCCAGCATGGCGCGGGCGATCTCCATGCCGCGCCATTCGAGATGGCCGCCGCCGATGGTCCCGGCCAGTTCGTTGGCGGTCACCAGCATGCGCACGCCCGCCTCGCGCGGCGCGGAGCCTTTCACCTCGGCGATGGTGACCATCGCCACCGGCACGCCCGCGCGCACCCAGCGGGTGGCGTCGGCGAAGCGCAAGGGTTTGAGGGGTGCGTCCTGCATGGTGATGCCTTTCAAGGTTGATGCTCTGGGTGAAGCTCGTTACTTCGTTACGGTCTTCAGCGAAGACGGACTGTGGGAGAGGGCGGGCGCATCCGCAAGCCGCTGTCTCCTACTACACCACCCGCACCACCCGCACCGCGTCCACCGCATCCAGGATTGCCTCGCTGGTCGCGGGCGCCACCAGCGGCGGGTTCACCTTGTAGTCCGCGACGCTGGCCACCGCGTCGCGGATCGCGAAGAACACCGAGAACGGCAGCAGCAGCGGCGGCTCGCCCACGGCCTTGGACCGATGGATGCTGTCTTCCGCATTGTCGTTCTCGAACAGCCGCACGTAGAAGTCTTCCGGGCAGTCGTTGACGGTCGGGATCTTGTAGGTCGAGGGCGCATGCGTCATCAGCTTGCCGTCCTTGTTCCACCACAGTTCCTCGGTGGTCAGCCAGCCCATGCCCTGGATGAACCCACCTTCGACCTGGCCGATGTCGATGGCCGGGTTGAGCGAGCGGCCGGCGTCGTGCAGCACGTCGGCGCGCAGCAGGCGCCATTCGCCGGTGAGCGTGTCCACCAGCACTTCCGAGCACGCCGCGCCATAGGCGAAGTAATAGAACGGCCGCCCTTGCAGCTTGGACTGGTCCCAGTACAGCTTGGGCGTGGTGTAGAAGCCATCGGACCACAACTGCACCCGTGCCACGTAGGCTTGCCGTGCCAGGTCGCTGAAGTCCAGGCGGAGTTCGCCGGCTACCACCAGGTCGTCGCCGAACTGCACGCTGTCCGCGTCCACGCCGGCCTGGCGCGCGGCAAACGCCGCCAGCCGCTCGCGGATCTGCCGCGCGGCGTCCTGCGCGGCCTTGCCGTTCAGGTCGGTGCCGGTGGAGGCGGCCGTGGCCGAGGTGTTGGCCACCTTGCTGGTATCGGTCGCGGTCACGCGCACGCGTTCGAGCCGGATGCCAAGCTCATGTGCCACCACCATCGCCACCTTGGTGTTCAGGCCCTGGCCCATCTCGGTGCCGCCGTGGTTCACCAGCACCGAGCCGTCGTTGTACACGTGCACCAGCGCGCCGGCCTGGTTGAAGTGGGCCACGTTGAAGGAAATACCGAACTTCACCGGGGTGATGGCGATGCCCTTCTTCAGCACCGGGCTGGTGGCGTTGAACGCGCGCGTGGCCTCGCGGCGCGCGCGGTAGGCGCTGGTCGCTTCGAGTTCGTCGAGCAGTTCGTGGATGACGTTGTCTTCCACGGTCTGGCCGTAAGGCGTGACGTTGCGCTCGGTCTTGCCGTACAGGTTGGCACGGCGCACGTCGAGCGCATCGCGGCCCACGGTGCGTGCCACGTTGTCGAGGATGTACTCCATGGCAAAGGCACCCTGCGGGCCGCCAAAGCCGCGAAATGCGGTATTGCTCTGCGTGTTGGTCTTGCCGCAGTAACCGTCGATCTGCACGTTCGGCAGCCAGTAGGCGTTGTCGAAGTGGCAGATGGCGCGGGTCATCACCGGGCCGGACAGGTCGGCCGAGAAGCCGGCGCGCGAAACCATCTCCACCGACACGCCGTCGAGGCGGCCGTCGGCATCGTGGCCGACTTCGTAGTCGAAGACGAAGTCGTGGCGCTTGCCGGTGATCATCATGTCGTCATCGCGGTCCGGACGCAGCTTGACCGGGCACAGCAGTTTCCAGGCAGCCAGCGCGGCGCAGCAGGCGAACATGGCCGATTGCGATTCCTTGCCGCCGAAGCCGCCGCCCATGCGGCGGCACTCCACCAGCACCTGGTGCGCGTGCCAGCCCAGCATATGCGCCACCGCATGCTGCATTTCGGTGGGATGCTGGGTCGAGCACCACACATGCATGCCGTCGTTTTCCTTGGGCGCGGCGTAGGCGATCTGGCCTTCCAGGTAGAACTGCTCCTGGCCGCCCAGGCGGATGTTGCCCTTGTCCCGATGCACGGCGGCGGCGATATGGCTGGCCGGCTCGCCGCGCGTGAGGTGCATCGGCGGCAGCACATAGCTGCCGGCCTGGTGTGCCGCCTCGGGCGACAGCACGGGCGCCAGGTCTTCATACTCGATCGTGCCCAGGCGGGCGGCGCGGCGCGCGGCATCGTGCGAGGTGGCCACCACCACGAAGATCGGCTGGCCGATGAACTGGACCAGGCCGTTGGCCAGGATCGGGTCGTCGTGGATGATCGGGCCGCATTCGTTGGCAGCGGGAATGTCCTCGGCGCTCAGCACCGCCACCACGCCCGGCGCGGCGCGCACCTTGTCGAGCGAGATCGACCTGATGCGGGCATGGGCGCGCGTGCTCATGCCGAGCGCGGCATGCAGCGTGCCTGCCAGTTCGGGGATGTCGTCGGTGTAGGTGGCCGTGCCGGCCACGTGCAGGTGGGCCGATTCGTGCGGGCGCGAGACACCCACTTGCGGCGTCGAAATGGCGGTCCTGGCTTCGCTCGCGGCGTCGAGCAGGAAGGGTTCGGTTTGCTTGTTCATGCCGATCTCTCCTTACGCGGTAGCGGTGGTGGTGGCCGCGCCCGCACCGATGGCGCGGACATTGACGGCGGCCGCGGGCAGCGCGTCGGCGCGCGTTTCCAGCCAGAAGCGGTACAGCAGGTTGGCGGCGCCGCGGCTGCGGTACGCGGCGGTGGCGCGCATATCGGACAACGGCGTGAAGTCCTGCGCCAGCGCGCTCATGGCGGCGCGGGCGGTGGCTTCGGTCCAGGGCTGGCCGATCAGCGCGGCTTGCGTCAGTGCCCCGCGCTTGGGCGTGGCAGCCATGCCGCCGAAGGCCACGCGCGCATCGCGGATCACGCCGTTTTCCAGCGTCAGCGCAAAGGCCGCGCAGACAGCGGAAATGTCTTCGTCAAAGCGTTTTGACAGCTTGTAGGTACGGAAGTGCTCCGGCCCGGCCAGCGGCACGCGCAGCGCCGCGACGAACTCGCCTTCGGCCATGGCGGTCTTCTGGTAAGCCAGGTAGAGGTCTTCCAGCGCCAGGGTGCGGCGCACGTCGCCGCGTTGCAGCACCACTTCGGTGCCAAGCGCGATCAGCGCGGGCATGGAGTCGCCGATCGGCGAGCCGTTGGCGATATTGCCGCCCAGCGTGCCGGCATTGCGGATCGGCAGGGAGGCGAAACGCTTCCACAATTCCTCCAGCTCGGGATGGACGCCGTTCAGCGCGGCGTAGGCGCGCTCCAGCGAGACTGCCGCGCCGATTTCCAGGGCGCCATCGATTTCGCGGATGCCGTTCAGGTCAGCCACCTGGCCCACGTACAGCAGGTTGCCCAGTTCGCGGAACTGCTTGGTCACCCACAGCCCCACGTCGGTGCTGCCGGCCAGGATGCGCACGCCGGGCTCGGCCGCCTTGATGGCGGCAAACGCCGAGGCGGTGCGGGGCGCGTAGAAGTGCTGGCCTGCGGCGCTGTAGTGGAAGGTGTCGTCGCGCCGCAGCGCGCGCAGCGTGTCGGCGATCTGGCGCGGGTCCAGCTTGCTGGCCTGCGGCGCCGGCAGCGCCATCATGCGCTGGCCGGCCTCGATGATGGGGCGGTAGCCGGTGCAGCGGCACAGGTTGCCGGTCAGGGCGTCGCAGATGGCCTCGCGCGCCGGGGCGCGGCCGGTGCCGGCGTCCTCGGATTTCTGCTGGTACAGCGCCCACAGCGACATCACAAAGCCGGGGGTGCAGAAGCCGCACTGGGAGCCATGGCACTCCACCATCGCCTGCTGCACCGGGTGCAGCGCGCCGTCGGCCTGGCGCAGGTCTTCCACGGTGATCAGCGCGCGGCCGTCCAGCGTGGGCAGGAACTGGATGCAGGCATTGACCGCCTTGAACTCGACCTGGCCGTTTTCGCCCAGCTCGCCCAGCACCACGGTGCATGCCCCGCAATCGCCTTCGGCGCAGCCCTCCTTGGTGCCCGTGCAGCGCGCGTCCTCGCGCAGGTATTGCAGCACGGTGCGGGTAACGGGGGCGTTTGCGACCTCCGTGACCTTGCCCCGGTGGTAAAAGCGGATGGTTTGCGTCTCCATGGTGTCTTCTCTCTTTGTGGATGGGGCCAAACATAGCACTGACGCCGATGATGCAATATTCGGCCCAGGTGATATGCCCCATCAAGCGGGGAGAGCGTTCCGGCGGCCGGCGAGGGCGGCGGCGGCCGGATTTGACCAATGACGGGGTGCGTGACATACACTATGCGCCGTTCCCATTGCCCACGCCACCGGCCGCAAAGCGCGCCAGGCGCCCCCTCGCCATGCACGGACGCGACCATCTCGACACCTATTTGCTGCGGGTGCTGCACACTCTGCTCACCGAGCAGAGCGTGACCCGCACCGCGGTCCGCCTCGGCCAGTCGCAGCCTGCCATCAGCAATACGCTCAAGCGGCTAAGGGAAATCACGGGGGATGCCATCCTGGTGCGCGGCAAGAGCGGCATGGTGCCGACCGAGCGCGGCCGCGAGCTGCTGCAACTGGCCGAACAGAGCCTGGCGGCCATGGACCGCATCGCCCGGCCACCGCAGCATTTCGACCCGGCCACCACTACCCGTACCTTCCACCTGGGCGCGCCGGACTACCTGGACGCCTTCTTCCTGCCCAATATCGTCGAGCGCGTGCGCCGGCTGGCGCCCGGCGCCAAGCTGTTCGTGCACCCGATGACGTCATCGAGCGACTTCCTCGACAGCCTGGAGCAAGGGCAGCTCGACATCGTGGTCGGCAACTGGCTGTCGCCACCGGAGCATCTGCATATTTCGCCGCTGTTCGACGATGAGGTGGTGTGCATGCTGGGAGCGCAGCATCCGCTGGCGCGCAAGGGGCTGACCCTCAAGCACTACCTGGAGATGCCGCACCTGGCGCCGGCGCCTTATGCCTCGATGCAGCGCAGCATGATCGACCAGGCGCTGGCCGAACAGGGATACAAGCGCAATATCCAGGTCACGCTGCCGTATTTCGGGCTGGTGCCGTATGTGTTGATGAAGACCGATATGGTGTTCACCACGGGGCGGCAGTTTGCCGCGCATTATGCGCAGTACCTGCCGCTGAAGATGGTGCCTTCGCCGGTGGCGTTTCCGCGGATGCGGTTTTATCAGCTGTGGCATGAGCGGTGCCATGCCGCGCCGGATGTGATGTGGATGCGCAGGATGATTGCGGAGGTAGCGGGGGAGTTGCCGGTTTTGCCGCAGCTGGTGAGGGAGGGGTAAGGGGGTGTTTGTGCGCAAGGGCAGAACCGCGCAGAACCGTTGCGCATAAACACCCTCTTCACTTCACTTCCCCCTGTAACTCGGAAAGAACAACTGTTCCCCCTCCACCTTGTACGCAGCAATGGTGTCCTGCCCATCCCTGGAGGTAATCCACTCCACCAGCTTCATGGCATCCACGTAATTGGCATCAGGATGCTTGGCCGGATTGACCGCAATCACGCCATATGGATTGAACATCCTGGGATCGCCTTCCAGCAGGATCGCCAATCCGGTCTTGGCGCGATACGCGCCATAAGTGGCCCGGTCCGACAACGTATAACCCGGCATCTGCGCGGCCATGGTCAGCACCTCGCCCATCCCCAGCCCGGCATTCACGTACCACGGCTGCCCCTTGGGCTCGATCCCCGCCTGCTTCCAGTAGTCCTTCTCCATCACGTCGGTCCCTGAGTTGTCCCCGCGCGAGATGAACTTGGTGCTGCCGGCGGCGATCTTCCTGAAGCCGGCCAGCACGTCCTTGCCGCCTTTCAGCCTGGCCGGGTCGCTGGCCGGGCCAACCACGATGAAGTCGTTGTACATGACGTCGCGGCGGTTGACGCCGTAGCCCGCCGCCACGAATTCGTCTTCCATCTTGCGGGCGTGCACCAGCAGCACATCGACGTCGCCCATTTCGCCCATCTTCATCGCCTTGCCCGATCCTACGGCGATCACCTTGACGGTGACGCCGCTCTTTTGCTCGAACCTGGGCAGCAGGAATTTCAGCAGGCCGGAGTTCTCCGTGCTGGTGGTGGTGGCCAGCTTGAGTTCGCCGGCGAAGGCGCTGGTGGCGATGGTGGCGCCGGCCATGCCAACCAGGCAAACCAGCCCGATAGCGCACGCGGCTCGGTTCGAAATATGGCGTGAAAGGCCTTGTTTGCTGAGCGCTTGCATGGATTCTCCTTGTCTTATGTTTTTAGAAACACAATTGCCACAAACTCATGAGATCGGTGAGAATGCAGAAAAATACGTGGAAATCAGCGCCTTGCATTCTCGGTGAACCACATCTCCAAAGTAAATATGAAAGGCGTTTCATATGACATTCCGCTTTGACCTGTTCCCGGTTGTCGCCGCAGACGACAATCCTCGCTCCAACGGCAAGGTGTTCCAGCTGCTCAAGGCAGTGCGCGAGACGGGCTCCCTGCATCGCGCGGCGCGCGAGATCGGGTTGTCGTACCGGCACGCCTGGGGCGTGATGCGGTCTTGGGAGGAGATGCTTGGGCGCAGCATGCTCGACATGGAGCGGGGCCGGGGGGCGTCACTGACGCTGTTCGGCGAGCGCTTGCTGCGTGCGGAGGGGCGCTTGCGCGATTCGATCGACCCGGTCGTGCAGAAGGCCATGGTCGATTTCCTGGCGGACCTGGACGACGCGGCCCAGCCGCAGACCCGCATCCGCTTCTCCGGCAGCCATGATCC comes from the Cupriavidus basilensis genome and includes:
- a CDS encoding substrate-binding domain-containing protein — translated: MAGATIATSAFAGELKLATTTSTENSGLLKFLLPRFEQKSGVTVKVIAVGSGKAMKMGEMGDVDVLLVHARKMEDEFVAAGYGVNRRDVMYNDFIVVGPASDPARLKGGKDVLAGFRKIAAGSTKFISRGDNSGTDVMEKDYWKQAGIEPKGQPWYVNAGLGMGEVLTMAAQMPGYTLSDRATYGAYRAKTGLAILLEGDPRMFNPYGVIAVNPAKHPDANYVDAMKLVEWITSRDGQDTIAAYKVEGEQLFFPSYRGK
- a CDS encoding LysR substrate-binding domain-containing protein, whose protein sequence is MHGRDHLDTYLLRVLHTLLTEQSVTRTAVRLGQSQPAISNTLKRLREITGDAILVRGKSGMVPTERGRELLQLAEQSLAAMDRIARPPQHFDPATTTRTFHLGAPDYLDAFFLPNIVERVRRLAPGAKLFVHPMTSSSDFLDSLEQGQLDIVVGNWLSPPEHLHISPLFDDEVVCMLGAQHPLARKGLTLKHYLEMPHLAPAPYASMQRSMIDQALAEQGYKRNIQVTLPYFGLVPYVLMKTDMVFTTGRQFAAHYAQYLPLKMVPSPVAFPRMRFYQLWHERCHAAPDVMWMRRMIAEVAGELPVLPQLVREG
- the guaD gene encoding guanine deaminase, giving the protein MTTTPPTQSITRAIRGRVLHFLRDPQFHDDAYQYWEDGVLIVTAGHVAAVGSHADLADQIPAGAEVIDRRGKLIMPGFIDTHVHYPQTDIIASPSPGLLHWLETYTFPEERRFAEPEYAAAVAGFFADELLRNGTTSAVAWSTVHTASADALFAEADRRNLRLVTGKVMMDRNCPEFLRDTAESGARDSADLISRWHGKNRLSYAITPRFAPTSSEAQLQACGELAKACPDAFIQTHVAENRDEVKWVAELFPQARSYLDIYDHYGLLRPGALYGHAIYLDQDDRKRLADSGAAVAHCPTSNLFLGSGFYDFHQSDAHRLNVTLATDVGGGTSFSMLRTMNAAHKVARMGGYHLSALRMFYLATRAAADALGWSERVGSFTPGCEADFIVLDPQATPLIARRSERSETLEEQLFAFAMLGDDRVIGEVYVMGEPASAPAWAAH
- a CDS encoding adenosine deaminase — translated: MTLDAALADRIRQTPKAELHVHIEGTLEPELIFRLAQHNKVKLPYASVEALREAYAFTDLQSFLDIYYAGASVLLTEDDFFDMTMAYVQRAVADNVRHAEIFFDPQTHTERGVPIHVVIDGISDALAQARTQYDFSSSLILCFLRHLSEEDAFATLEAALPYRDRFVGIGLDSSEQGNPPEKFARVFARARELGLHLVAHAGEEGPAQYVTDALDILKVERIDHGVRAIDDPALVERLARERVALTVCPLSNQKLKVYPDLRDHSLHRLLEAGVLVTLHSDDPAYFGGYMNANWEAAFEALPLTAADGHKLARNSFEASFLPASQKTAFLAEVDHFWQSPLPAAASTA
- the xdhA gene encoding xanthine dehydrogenase small subunit; protein product: METQTIRFYHRGKVTEVANAPVTRTVLQYLREDARCTGTKEGCAEGDCGACTVVLGELGENGQVEFKAVNACIQFLPTLDGRALITVEDLRQADGALHPVQQAMVECHGSQCGFCTPGFVMSLWALYQQKSEDAGTGRAPAREAICDALTGNLCRCTGYRPIIEAGQRMMALPAPQASKLDPRQIADTLRALRRDDTFHYSAAGQHFYAPRTASAFAAIKAAEPGVRILAGSTDVGLWVTKQFRELGNLLYVGQVADLNGIREIDGALEIGAAVSLERAYAALNGVHPELEELWKRFASLPIRNAGTLGGNIANGSPIGDSMPALIALGTEVVLQRGDVRRTLALEDLYLAYQKTAMAEGEFVAALRVPLAGPEHFRTYKLSKRFDEDISAVCAAFALTLENGVIRDARVAFGGMAATPKRGALTQAALIGQPWTEATARAAMSALAQDFTPLSDMRATAAYRSRGAANLLYRFWLETRADALPAAAVNVRAIGAGAATTTATA
- the xdhB gene encoding xanthine dehydrogenase molybdopterin binding subunit; translated protein: MNKQTEPFLLDAASEARTAISTPQVGVSRPHESAHLHVAGTATYTDDIPELAGTLHAALGMSTRAHARIRSISLDKVRAAPGVVAVLSAEDIPAANECGPIIHDDPILANGLVQFIGQPIFVVVATSHDAARRAARLGTIEYEDLAPVLSPEAAHQAGSYVLPPMHLTRGEPASHIAAAVHRDKGNIRLGGQEQFYLEGQIAYAAPKENDGMHVWCSTQHPTEMQHAVAHMLGWHAHQVLVECRRMGGGFGGKESQSAMFACCAALAAWKLLCPVKLRPDRDDDMMITGKRHDFVFDYEVGHDADGRLDGVSVEMVSRAGFSADLSGPVMTRAICHFDNAYWLPNVQIDGYCGKTNTQSNTAFRGFGGPQGAFAMEYILDNVARTVGRDALDVRRANLYGKTERNVTPYGQTVEDNVIHELLDELEATSAYRARREATRAFNATSPVLKKGIAITPVKFGISFNVAHFNQAGALVHVYNDGSVLVNHGGTEMGQGLNTKVAMVVAHELGIRLERVRVTATDTSKVANTSATAASTGTDLNGKAAQDAARQIRERLAAFAARQAGVDADSVQFGDDLVVAGELRLDFSDLARQAYVARVQLWSDGFYTTPKLYWDQSKLQGRPFYYFAYGAACSEVLVDTLTGEWRLLRADVLHDAGRSLNPAIDIGQVEGGFIQGMGWLTTEELWWNKDGKLMTHAPSTYKIPTVNDCPEDFYVRLFENDNAEDSIHRSKAVGEPPLLLPFSVFFAIRDAVASVADYKVNPPLVAPATSEAILDAVDAVRVVRVV
- the xdhC gene encoding xanthine dehydrogenase accessory protein XdhC — its product is MQDAPLKPLRFADATRWVRAGVPVAMVTIAEVKGSAPREAGVRMLVTANELAGTIGGGHLEWRGMEIARAMLAERGATRQIVRIPLGPALGQCCGGVVLLAFEVLGEADLPWLDAVQAAFGAGRALMRTVPRIGAVRHAAAPALLPSVALQADGDWTDTLVPDELHVVLFGAGHVGHALVKVLANLPCQVHWVDERDTLFPAGLPDNVTPEASDTPEAVVDHAPAGSYFLVMTHSHALDQTLCERILRRDDFAYFGLIGSKTKRARFEHRMAEHGIDPSRFAEMTCPMGVPGITDKAPAMIAVAIVAQLLQVRDQRLAHLGALSASRSGKATSTTQTKTAKGTP